The following proteins are encoded in a genomic region of Fusarium keratoplasticum isolate Fu6.1 chromosome 9, whole genome shotgun sequence:
- a CDS encoding Zn(2)-C6 fungal-type domain-containing protein, giving the protein MTRGRRGCWTCRIRHRKCDEQVPDCKECTDRHIECHGYDLDAPEWMADEALLQEELQRIKAAVKENFRRVKRVQNRRLAQATAQAAQASRASAAARLKDDAVVVASTSDSQARNTTFREAQYLVHYLDYIFPIQYTFYVDAPEEGGRGWLFFLLERSAPLRNAALTLSAFHQHISSPYRTENQEDELLNYHTKALQELRQIIGRREVGGFADSREEWLEFLAGGMFLISFEVHLPLCNLSHPVLIIKVFQGGTSNWEPHFNALVSVANGLTPAEFDFCPPDPSSPDFDFLRGMNTAQKFLLANLLWIDVLAPVSTGEAPKLPYREWLDAGKIDMSRVMGCQNSIVVAIGDLVAVDSKAGSMSTETLQESILELEKQIFDGMEATLEVESATKQSTSVTRSVTHLFATSALVQLYTLASEYGLTAPDPHQAVLRVIEVLEQMPANISLRGTPWPLCVAGSMALPPQQQYFDDLLKGLLSRSEAGFTNCGTVYRIVKHAWKQREQYPDKLWSARHAMADMGVCAILI; this is encoded by the exons ATGACACGAGGACGCAGGGGCTGTTGGACATGTCGCATCCGCCATAGAAAATGCGACGAGCAAGTCCCCGACTGCAAAGAGTGCACCGACAGACACATCGAATGCCACGGCTACGACCTCGACGCGCCGGAGTGGATGGCCGACGAGGCCCTCCTGCAGGAAGAACTACAACGCATCAAGGCCGCTGTCAAGGAGAACTTTCGGCGCGTCAAGAGGGTCCAGAATAGGCGGCTCGCTCAGGCGACCGCTCAGGCTGCGCAGGCGTCGAGGGCGAGTGCTGCTGCTAGGCTCAAAGatgatgctgttgttgttgcttctACTTCGGATTCGCAGGCGAGGAACACGACGTTTAGAGAGGCGCAGTATCTTGTTCATTACTTGGATTACATATTTCCTATCCAGTATACATTCTACGTTGATGCAcctgaagaaggagggcgaggatggtTATTCTTTCTTCTCGAGCGAA GTGCTCCTCTACGCAATGCTGCTCTTACACTATCTGCATTCCATCAACACATCTCCTCACCATACCGAACAGAAAaccaagaagatgaactcCTCAACTATCACACAAAAGCCCTACAAGAACTTCGACAAATAATaggtcgtcgagaagtaGGCGGATTCGCCGACAGCCGCGAAGAATGGCTCGAATTTCTCGCAGGCGGCATGTTTCTAATAAGTTTCGAGGTACACCTCCCACTCTGCAACCTTTCTCACCCCGTACTGATAATCAAGGTCTTTCAAGGAGGCACAAGCAACTGGGAACCACACTTCAACGCCCTCGTATCGGTCGCCAACGGCCTGACACCCGCCGAATTCGACTTTTGCCCCCCGGACCCCTCGAGCCCAGACTTTGACTTTCTCCGGGGCATGAACACGGCTCAAAAGTTTCTCCTGGCGAATCTCCTCTGGATTGACGTTCTAGCTCCCGTCTCGACGGGCGAGGCTCCTAAGCTGCCCTACCGCGAGTGGCTGGATGCCGGCAAGATCGACATGTCGAGGGTCATGGGGTGTCAGAATTCCATCGTCGTTGCGATTGGGGACTTGGTGGCTGTTGATTCAAAGGCTGGTTCGATGAGCACCGAGACCTTACAAGAAagcatcctcgagctcgagaagcaaaTATTTGACGGAATGGAAGCAACTCTGGAAGTTGAATCAGCG ACAAAGCAGTCAACGTCAGTAACACGTTCAGTAACCCACCTCTTCGCAACCTCAGCCCTCGTCCAACTATATACCCTAGCATCAGAATATGGCCTAACAGCACCCGATCCGCACCAAGCGGTTTTGCGAGTAATCGAAGTCCTGGAGCAGATGCCCGCCAACATCTCACTACGCGGGACGCCGTGGCCTCTTTGCGTAGCTGGGTCGATGGCACTTCCTCCACAGCAACAGTATTTCGACGATCTTCTCAAGGGGCTGCTTAGTAGGTCAGAAGCTGGGTTTACAAATTGCGGTACGGTGTATCGGATTGTTAAGCATGCTTGGAAGCAGAGGGAACAGTATCCGGATAAGCTTTGGAGTGCGAGGCATGCTATGGCGGATATGGGGGTTTGTGCTATTCTGATATGA